From the Candidatus Hydrogenedens sp. genome, one window contains:
- a CDS encoding phosphatidate cytidylyltransferase has product MLQRVITGSILVILTAILLWVPGLYILFGFFIACLTTIAVWEYFRIVEPANRNILSITTLGLVPLAVLTGISHALIVIHLFFILSFGLLAIIYTFNRTTSINKFVHAFFGLFYFGWVPSHLLILHKAPEGPGLITLFITAVALCDSGAYCVGKLLGKHALAPEISPNKTWEGSIGGIVFSVVGTFILWLLHEAIFTQFLPVQGVVFYFKWGIILAILSQFGDLLESRWKREAGIKDSGTIFPGHGGVLDRCDGMLFAFPFFFYLLKFL; this is encoded by the coding sequence ATGCTTCAGCGTGTTATTACAGGAAGTATTTTAGTTATACTGACCGCCATCCTTCTCTGGGTGCCGGGCTTGTATATTCTTTTTGGATTTTTTATTGCTTGTCTTACTACAATTGCTGTTTGGGAATACTTTCGTATTGTGGAACCTGCAAATAGAAATATTCTCAGCATTACAACCTTAGGACTTGTTCCTCTTGCTGTATTAACAGGGATATCACATGCTCTTATTGTAATTCACCTGTTTTTTATCCTTTCTTTCGGACTTTTGGCCATTATATACACCTTTAACAGGACAACTTCAATCAACAAATTTGTTCATGCATTCTTTGGACTGTTCTATTTTGGTTGGGTTCCCTCTCATCTTTTAATCCTTCACAAAGCACCTGAAGGTCCCGGACTAATAACCTTATTTATTACAGCAGTGGCTTTATGCGATTCGGGTGCGTATTGTGTAGGAAAACTTTTAGGGAAACATGCCCTTGCTCCGGAGATTAGCCCTAACAAAACATGGGAAGGAAGTATCGGTGGAATTGTGTTCAGTGTTGTTGGGACTTTTATCCTATGGTTATTGCATGAGGCTATTTTTACACAATTTTTGCCGGTTCAGGGTGTCGTTTTTTATTTCAAATGGGGTATAATACTTGCTATATTAAGCCAATTCGGCGATTTATTAGAATCACGATGGAAACGGGAAGCCGGTATTAAAGACTCGGGAACTATTTTCCCGGGACATGGGGGTGTTCTTGACCGTTGCGATGGAATGTTATTTGCCTTTCCGTTTTTCTTTTATTTGCTAAAATTTTTATGA
- a CDS encoding ABC transporter ATP-binding protein, whose translation MNNVIICENIHKKFYDGSRMLHILRGVNFEVPEGKIMAISGPSGVGKSTLLHIMGTLDSPTEGKIFISGKDILKLSRNEINQLRNKDIGFVFQFYHLLPEFTALENVMMPALCKGKSKKECIPRAEELLYKVGLQERMTHKPGELSGGEQQRVAIARALFNSPRVVLTDEPTGNLDEETSAGVIDLLWKLHEEDKITIVIVTHDESLAQKAHHWVYLHEGQAHIRK comes from the coding sequence ATGAATAATGTCATTATTTGTGAAAATATCCATAAAAAATTCTATGATGGCTCACGCATGCTACATATCCTTCGTGGGGTCAATTTTGAAGTGCCGGAAGGAAAGATTATGGCTATCAGTGGCCCCTCGGGCGTAGGAAAAAGCACATTATTACATATTATGGGAACATTGGATTCTCCCACCGAAGGAAAGATATTTATTAGCGGGAAGGATATACTGAAATTATCAAGAAATGAAATTAATCAGTTGCGGAATAAAGATATTGGTTTCGTTTTTCAATTCTATCATTTGCTCCCTGAGTTTACCGCTTTAGAAAATGTTATGATGCCCGCCTTGTGTAAAGGGAAAAGTAAAAAAGAGTGTATTCCTCGTGCGGAGGAATTATTATACAAAGTAGGACTTCAGGAACGAATGACGCATAAACCCGGTGAATTAAGTGGAGGAGAACAACAACGAGTGGCTATTGCCCGTGCTTTATTTAATTCCCCACGAGTGGTTCTTACCGATGAACCTACAGGCAATCTGGATGAAGAAACAAGTGCAGGGGTTATTGATTTATTATGGAAATTACATGAGGAAGATAAAATTACTATTGTCATTGTTACGCATGATGAAAGTCTTGCACAAAAAGCCCACCATTGGGTTTATTTGCACGAGGGGCAAGCACATATTCGGAAGTAA
- the lysS gene encoding lysine--tRNA ligase — MDEQFKEHSTLQELRENRIRKMNHFRERGDNPYKYIFQRSATVSKIREQFEKLEQEQPEQAQEGVPATLAGRITARREQGKSTFMDLRDESGRIQLFFGEKQVGEDKYETLKDFDLGDFIGVVGSVRRTKRGEITLFVKEFQILTKSLRSLPEKFHGLTDVETRYRQRYLDLVANPEVMEVFRKRTQMIDAIRTYLKERNFLEVETPMLHPIPGGATARPFITHHNAYDTDLYLRIAPELYLKRLIVGGFERVFEINRCFRNEGVDTKHNPEFTIMELYEAYQDYLGLMEETEDLFYTVMTTIIGAENFTYQEQEISLTRPWKRIPLHEAIRQFAGINLEATRDREEARQLAEGVGVEIRPEMGYGKIVDEVMSVKVKPHLIQPTFLYDYPIEISPLAKKKRDNPALTERYQLFIGGLEVCNAFSELNDPLDQRERFMEQVRLREAGDDEAQYLDEDFLTALEVGMPPTAGLGIGIDRLAMLCTNSSSIRDVILFPLLRKLID; from the coding sequence ATGGATGAACAATTTAAAGAACACTCCACTTTACAGGAACTGCGCGAAAATCGTATTCGCAAAATGAACCACTTCCGTGAACGCGGAGATAACCCCTACAAATATATCTTTCAACGAAGTGCTACCGTTTCAAAAATTCGAGAACAATTTGAAAAATTAGAGCAGGAACAGCCTGAACAAGCACAGGAGGGAGTTCCTGCCACTTTAGCAGGTCGCATTACTGCACGACGGGAACAAGGGAAGAGCACATTTATGGACTTGCGTGATGAAAGCGGTCGTATACAATTGTTCTTCGGTGAAAAACAAGTAGGGGAAGACAAATACGAGACCTTAAAAGATTTTGATTTGGGCGATTTTATCGGTGTTGTAGGTTCTGTTCGGAGAACAAAACGAGGAGAAATCACTCTATTTGTGAAGGAGTTTCAGATTTTAACAAAGTCCTTACGCTCATTACCGGAAAAGTTTCACGGTCTAACGGATGTGGAGACGCGTTACCGACAGCGATACCTTGACCTCGTAGCCAATCCCGAAGTAATGGAAGTCTTTCGCAAACGAACACAAATGATAGATGCCATCCGCACTTACTTAAAAGAACGCAATTTTTTAGAGGTTGAAACGCCTATGCTTCATCCCATACCGGGAGGAGCCACAGCACGGCCATTTATTACACATCATAACGCATACGACACCGATTTGTATTTACGCATTGCTCCGGAACTTTATTTGAAGCGGCTCATTGTAGGCGGGTTTGAACGGGTATTTGAGATTAACCGTTGTTTCCGTAATGAAGGTGTGGATACAAAGCACAATCCTGAATTTACGATAATGGAGCTCTATGAAGCGTATCAGGATTATTTAGGGCTGATGGAAGAAACCGAAGATTTATTCTATACGGTAATGACTACGATTATCGGTGCAGAGAATTTTACCTATCAAGAGCAGGAAATTTCACTAACCCGTCCATGGAAGCGTATTCCTCTGCACGAAGCTATTCGTCAATTTGCAGGTATTAATCTGGAAGCAACACGGGACCGCGAAGAAGCCCGACAGTTAGCAGAAGGAGTAGGAGTGGAAATTCGACCTGAGATGGGTTATGGGAAAATAGTAGATGAGGTAATGTCTGTTAAAGTGAAACCGCATCTCATTCAGCCGACTTTCCTTTATGACTACCCGATTGAAATATCCCCGTTGGCCAAAAAGAAGCGTGATAACCCGGCCTTGACGGAACGGTACCAATTATTTATTGGTGGACTGGAAGTATGCAATGCTTTTTCGGAATTGAACGACCCCTTGGACCAGCGGGAACGGTTCATGGAACAAGTTCGCCTGCGTGAAGCCGGGGACGATGAAGCCCAATATCTCGATGAGGATTTTTTGACGGCATTGGAAGTAGGTATGCCTCCAACAGCAGGATTGGGTATCGGAATAGACCGTCTTGCGATGCTTTGCACAAACTCGTCATCTATTCGCGATGTAATTCTGTTTCCTTTACTTAGAAAACTTATAGATTAG
- the prfB gene encoding peptide chain release factor 2, which translates to MYELEIQAIENLKQRLAELHTCLNVEGIQERIAKLERSMEAPDFWNDPEQAQKVLQEIKNLKAAIEAPETLQKELEDAETFVRMADEEADISLQSEIQQLKDRLEKEVHQLEIKSLFIDPRDTKPAIVSFHPGAGGTESCDWAQMLYRMITRYCEEKGFTVELVDYQPGEEAGIKSATLRVSGLYAYGLLKSESGVHRLVRISPFDANKRRHTSFTAIEVLSEVDEDIKIEIREEDIKMDTFRSSGAGGQKVNKTSSAVRLTHLPTGFVVTCQIERSQHRNRATALQMLKAKLYDIEMKRKEAEVFAQREGQTEVAWGNQIRSYILQPYQLVKDHRTGAETSNVDRVLDGDLDLFVEAYLKWNLEKKGVGI; encoded by the coding sequence ATGTATGAGTTAGAAATACAAGCGATAGAAAACTTAAAACAGCGATTGGCAGAACTCCATACCTGTTTGAATGTGGAAGGGATACAAGAGCGGATTGCAAAATTGGAACGAAGTATGGAAGCCCCAGATTTCTGGAATGACCCGGAACAAGCACAAAAAGTTTTGCAGGAAATTAAAAACCTGAAAGCCGCCATTGAAGCCCCAGAAACACTTCAAAAAGAATTAGAAGATGCGGAGACATTCGTTCGCATGGCTGATGAAGAAGCGGATATATCCCTTCAATCGGAAATACAACAATTGAAGGATAGGCTAGAAAAAGAAGTTCATCAATTAGAAATTAAGAGCCTTTTTATAGACCCGCGTGATACCAAACCTGCTATTGTTAGTTTTCATCCAGGGGCTGGTGGAACGGAATCCTGCGATTGGGCACAAATGCTTTATCGCATGATTACACGCTATTGTGAAGAGAAAGGGTTTACTGTTGAATTGGTGGATTATCAGCCGGGAGAAGAAGCCGGTATCAAGAGTGCCACTTTACGGGTATCGGGACTTTATGCCTATGGCTTATTAAAGTCCGAAAGTGGAGTGCATCGTCTTGTTCGCATATCTCCATTTGATGCGAATAAGAGACGGCATACTTCTTTTACGGCGATTGAAGTGCTTTCTGAAGTAGATGAAGATATAAAGATAGAAATTCGCGAAGAAGATATAAAGATGGATACTTTCCGTTCCAGTGGAGCAGGAGGACAAAAAGTAAATAAAACCAGTTCCGCCGTTCGGCTGACGCATTTGCCTACTGGTTTTGTGGTTACCTGCCAGATAGAGCGTTCGCAACATCGGAATCGTGCCACCGCACTACAAATGCTCAAAGCAAAATTGTATGACATTGAGATGAAAAGAAAGGAAGCGGAAGTATTTGCCCAAAGAGAAGGACAAACAGAAGTTGCCTGGGGCAATCAGATTCGAAGTTATATCCTGCAACCTTATCAACTGGTTAAAGACCATCGGACAGGTGCGGAAACCAGCAATGTAGATAGGGTGCTGGATGGAGATTTGGATTTATTTGTAGAAGCATACTTAAAATGGAACTTAGAAAAGAAAGGTGTAGGAATCTAA
- a CDS encoding lipoprotein-releasing ABC transporter permease subunit, which yields MKFETFVALRYLRSKRRNRFISLISIISIAGVSVGVITLIIVMSVMTGFDIALRETIIGNRSHLSIYDIGGKIKDYERVIKEIETLCPEIVASGPVVQVEALFKNEEYTTGGLILGVDPERESKVTDLAKNLTNEGGRLFGKGKLPQEKEIVLGYRLANRISARLGSQIQIVTARAIIRPFLGRQLGSQLWLTVSGISHARMSEFDEVYAFVDLPTAYMLTGEKGVDAIHVKLTNPFLADTVARRIRENLNYNTKTWYEDQQAFFDALRQEKLAMFIILAFIILVAAFNITSTLIMIVMEKRRDIGILRTLGASTNSILLTFILQGLFIGVIGTIIGLCIGIVLAWNINPIAQFIAKLLGWDLFNSTIYYFEGIPVAIVPFDIMCIAISAVLLTFLSTLYPAYSAARVNPVDAIRYE from the coding sequence TTGAAATTTGAAACCTTTGTAGCCCTGCGATATTTGAGAAGTAAGCGGAGGAACCGCTTTATCAGTCTTATTTCGATTATTTCCATCGCTGGGGTGAGTGTCGGTGTTATAACGCTGATTATCGTCATGAGTGTTATGACAGGTTTTGATATTGCCCTGCGGGAAACTATTATCGGCAATCGGTCCCACTTGAGTATTTATGACATAGGCGGAAAAATAAAGGACTACGAAAGAGTTATAAAAGAGATAGAAACATTATGTCCGGAAATTGTTGCCAGTGGTCCAGTGGTTCAGGTAGAGGCATTATTCAAAAATGAAGAATACACGACCGGTGGGCTTATTTTAGGTGTGGACCCGGAACGGGAAAGTAAAGTAACAGACCTCGCAAAAAATTTGACCAATGAAGGGGGGCGTCTTTTTGGGAAAGGGAAACTTCCCCAAGAAAAAGAAATCGTTTTGGGTTACCGATTAGCAAATCGCATTTCTGCACGATTAGGCTCGCAAATACAGATAGTAACAGCCCGTGCAATTATTCGTCCCTTTTTAGGGAGGCAGTTAGGTTCACAACTCTGGCTTACGGTAAGTGGTATATCCCATGCACGAATGTCGGAGTTTGATGAGGTGTACGCCTTTGTAGACCTGCCTACTGCATATATGCTCACAGGGGAGAAGGGAGTAGATGCCATCCATGTAAAACTAACCAATCCTTTCCTTGCGGATACTGTAGCGAGGCGCATTCGTGAAAATCTAAATTACAATACAAAAACATGGTATGAAGACCAGCAGGCGTTTTTTGATGCTTTACGGCAAGAAAAATTAGCCATGTTTATCATTTTGGCGTTCATTATTCTTGTGGCCGCATTTAACATTACCAGCACATTAATTATGATTGTTATGGAAAAACGACGGGATATCGGTATCCTTCGCACTTTAGGAGCTAGCACCAATTCTATATTATTAACTTTTATACTTCAGGGATTGTTTATTGGCGTTATTGGCACAATCATAGGATTATGTATAGGTATTGTTCTTGCATGGAATATCAATCCAATAGCTCAATTTATCGCCAAACTACTTGGTTGGGATTTATTTAATAGCACCATTTATTATTTTGAAGGGATACCCGTAGCGATTGTTCCCTTTGATATTATGTGCATAGCCATTTCTGCGGTTCTGCTAACATTTCTTTCAACCTTATATCCTGCATATAGTGCAGCGAGGGTTAACCCGGTGGATGCAATACGATATGAATAA